In one Pseudodesulfovibrio tunisiensis genomic region, the following are encoded:
- a CDS encoding Tex family protein, translating into MTQTHISMISRELSRPAGQVGAVVDLIREGATVPFIARYRKEATGAMDEVAVAAVRDRLEQLEELDKRRAAILSSLEERGLLTGELRAQVEKARDKAGLEDVYLPYRPKRRTRATMARERGLEPLADAIFSGQDKDAGRLARDFVNPERDVPDVAAALAGARDIVAERVSENAKARAAMRVLFVKRGAFVSRVAKGREEEGATYRDWFDWSEPLRSVPGHRVLAMFRGEREGMLSLSLRPPVDEAVGLLQGGVVRGRGSAAEQVGMAVEDGYKRLMGPSLENEVRAEIKLRADAEAIRVFAANLRELLLAAPLGQKRILALDPGFRTGAKLAVLDAQGALVHHTTIFPTGSKGQQEKAASTLRDLCARFRVEAVAVGNGTAGRETEAFVRSLNPGVPVVLVNESGASVYSASEVARREFPDLDLTVRGAVSIGRRLMDPLAELVKIEPKSIGVGQYQHDVDQTALKKALDDVVSTCVNRVGVDLNTASAELLAYVSGLGPVLGRNIVAYREENGPFATRRQLLKVPRLGPKAFEQCAGFLRVRGKNPLDASGVHPERYKLVECMASDAGCTVAELVADADARKRVRIEDYVSDDVGLPTLRDIMEELARPGRDPRAEFSAFSFAENVNAVSDLEEGMVLPGIVTNVTRFGAFVDVGVHQDGLVHISQLADRYVADPSEVVAAGREVRVEVLDVDRKRNRISLSMKGVPQN; encoded by the coding sequence GTGACCCAGACGCATATTTCCATGATATCCAGGGAACTTTCCCGCCCCGCCGGACAGGTGGGGGCCGTTGTCGACCTGATCCGCGAGGGCGCAACAGTCCCGTTCATCGCGCGCTATCGAAAGGAAGCCACCGGAGCCATGGACGAAGTGGCCGTGGCTGCCGTGCGCGACAGGCTGGAGCAGCTCGAGGAGCTGGACAAGCGGCGCGCCGCGATTCTTTCCTCGCTGGAGGAGCGCGGCCTGCTTACCGGCGAGTTGCGCGCTCAGGTGGAAAAGGCCCGGGACAAGGCCGGACTGGAGGACGTGTACCTGCCGTATCGTCCCAAGCGCCGGACCCGGGCGACCATGGCCCGGGAGCGCGGGCTGGAGCCGTTGGCCGATGCGATCTTTTCCGGTCAGGACAAGGATGCGGGCAGGCTGGCCCGGGATTTCGTGAATCCGGAAAGGGATGTGCCGGACGTGGCTGCCGCATTGGCCGGAGCGCGGGACATCGTTGCCGAGCGCGTGAGCGAGAATGCAAAGGCCCGGGCCGCCATGCGCGTGCTGTTCGTCAAGCGCGGTGCGTTCGTGTCCAGAGTTGCCAAGGGCAGGGAAGAGGAGGGCGCGACCTATCGCGACTGGTTCGACTGGTCCGAGCCGCTCAGGTCCGTGCCCGGGCATCGGGTGCTGGCCATGTTTCGGGGCGAGCGCGAAGGCATGCTTTCCCTGAGTCTGCGTCCGCCGGTGGATGAAGCCGTGGGTCTGCTCCAGGGCGGTGTGGTTCGGGGCCGGGGATCGGCTGCCGAACAGGTGGGCATGGCCGTGGAGGACGGGTACAAGCGGCTCATGGGCCCTTCACTGGAAAACGAGGTGCGCGCCGAGATCAAGCTCAGGGCTGATGCCGAGGCCATCCGGGTTTTTGCCGCGAATCTCCGGGAACTGCTGCTGGCCGCGCCGCTCGGGCAGAAGCGGATACTGGCGCTTGATCCGGGCTTTCGAACCGGCGCCAAACTGGCCGTGCTGGATGCGCAGGGCGCGCTGGTGCATCACACGACGATTTTTCCCACCGGGTCCAAGGGGCAGCAGGAAAAGGCCGCGTCCACTTTGCGAGACCTGTGCGCAAGATTCCGCGTGGAGGCCGTGGCCGTGGGCAACGGCACTGCGGGTCGGGAAACCGAGGCCTTTGTGCGCAGTCTGAATCCGGGCGTGCCCGTGGTGCTGGTCAACGAGTCGGGCGCGTCCGTGTATTCCGCTTCGGAAGTGGCGCGCCGGGAATTTCCCGACCTTGATCTCACGGTGCGCGGCGCAGTGAGCATCGGCCGTCGCCTCATGGACCCGCTGGCCGAACTGGTCAAGATCGAGCCCAAGTCCATTGGCGTGGGGCAGTATCAGCACGACGTGGACCAGACCGCCCTGAAAAAGGCGCTGGACGACGTGGTGTCCACCTGCGTGAACCGGGTGGGCGTGGACCTGAACACGGCCAGCGCCGAGCTGCTGGCCTACGTGTCCGGTCTCGGCCCGGTTCTGGGCCGGAACATCGTGGCGTATCGCGAGGAGAACGGCCCGTTCGCCACGCGCAGACAGTTGCTCAAGGTGCCGAGGCTCGGGCCCAAGGCGTTCGAGCAGTGCGCGGGATTTCTGCGTGTGCGCGGAAAGAACCCGCTGGACGCGAGCGGCGTGCACCCGGAGCGGTACAAGCTGGTGGAGTGCATGGCCTCGGATGCGGGCTGCACGGTCGCCGAGCTTGTGGCAGATGCCGATGCCCGGAAGCGGGTGCGGATCGAGGACTATGTTTCGGATGACGTGGGACTGCCCACGCTCAGGGACATCATGGAGGAGCTGGCCCGGCCCGGCCGCGATCCGCGCGCCGAGTTCAGCGCGTTTTCCTTTGCCGAGAACGTGAACGCGGTCTCCGATCTGGAGGAGGGCATGGTGCTGCCCGGCATCGTGACCAATGTGACCCGGTTCGGGGCGTTCGTGGACGTGGGTGTGCATCAGGACGGACTGGTGCACATCAGCCAGCTTGCGGACCGGTATGTTGCCGACCCCTCGGAAGTGGTGGCTGCCGGTCGGGAAGTGCGGGTCGAGGTGCTGGACGTGGACCGCAAGCGCAACCGCATCAGCCTGTCCATGAAGGGCGTTCCGCAGAACTAA
- a CDS encoding c-type cytochrome: MKKMCLVLAAICVFAVTSALAMDADTATLYNKKCGNCHGKDGAKTSGASGGVALKGQSAAEIEKKLNGYLDGTYGGKKKKSMARQVKKLDPEQIKALSEYIGTL; the protein is encoded by the coding sequence ATGAAAAAGATGTGTCTTGTTCTGGCGGCAATATGCGTTTTCGCCGTGACCTCCGCTCTGGCAATGGATGCGGACACGGCCACCTTGTACAACAAGAAATGCGGCAACTGTCACGGCAAGGACGGGGCCAAGACCTCGGGAGCCAGCGGCGGCGTGGCGCTCAAGGGCCAGAGTGCCGCGGAAATCGAAAAGAAGCTCAACGGCTATCTGGACGGGACCTACGGCGGCAAGAAAAAGAAAAGCATGGCCCGTCAGGTCAAGAAGCTGGACCCGGAACAGATCAAGGCGCTGTCCGAGTACATCGGCACACTGTAG
- a CDS encoding methyl-accepting chemotaxis protein, whose protein sequence is MGIRAKILLPLLAIAIVMIGIGFSSLNSQFDKLKQSFVSLIMEGSVADTRQAMTEMSKNALEQASLFSRMPEVVAAFNVANTGNMDDESDPRLQEARDMLRQSLAPVLQGYREAMGTDFKVHFHLPTARSLVRMWREKQAKRNGKWVDVSDDLSGFRKTVIDVNRDRKPLQGIEPGRGGFTIRGMAPITAPDGTHLGSVEVLIGFDQILKSMEKDGKMKTLLYMDASLLPITTKLRNAESNPVRDGKYVLVYGLENTETRALAATDLLARGMEAPTVSIEQGKGLGAFPVPDYRGRKIGTIVLALDIAKQEAMVAAGMWIVGLVMMLVIVLPIPIILLVVNRSVKQPIEKCTDMAARIAKGDLRQSHVEERRDEMGLIMSAMADMSRNLQGTIRQVREVSDHMAGECTTLASASDSLAQGASMQAAGLEQVSSSMEQMTGSIHQTAEIADRTRGIAQKAAADAENGGYAVQQTLEAMERIAEEIGIIEDIARQTNLLALNAAIEAARAGEAGKGFAVVAAEVRKLAERSGQAAAGISELSSSSVAVARKAASLLRQMVPDIQETAELIQEISAATQEQNRSVSLVAKSMQDSERTVQQNAETARKVASAASTLSGDSDELQGTISLFRINGRTKALPEQAEKVEK, encoded by the coding sequence ATGGGAATTCGAGCCAAGATACTCCTCCCGCTGCTGGCGATCGCCATCGTCATGATCGGCATCGGCTTTTCCAGTTTGAACAGCCAGTTCGACAAACTGAAGCAATCCTTTGTCTCCCTGATCATGGAAGGCAGTGTCGCAGACACGCGTCAGGCCATGACCGAGATGTCGAAGAATGCACTGGAACAGGCCTCGCTCTTCAGCCGGATGCCCGAAGTCGTTGCCGCGTTCAACGTGGCCAACACCGGCAACATGGATGATGAAAGCGACCCCAGACTTCAGGAGGCCCGGGACATGCTTCGCCAGTCCCTTGCTCCTGTGCTGCAGGGTTACAGGGAGGCCATGGGCACGGATTTCAAGGTTCACTTCCACCTGCCCACGGCCCGGAGCCTCGTTCGCATGTGGCGGGAGAAACAGGCCAAACGCAATGGGAAATGGGTGGATGTGTCCGACGACCTTTCCGGCTTCCGCAAGACCGTGATCGACGTGAACCGGGACAGGAAGCCCTTGCAGGGCATTGAGCCGGGCCGGGGCGGATTCACCATCCGGGGCATGGCTCCGATAACCGCACCGGACGGAACCCATCTGGGGTCGGTCGAGGTGCTGATCGGCTTCGACCAGATTCTCAAGTCCATGGAAAAGGACGGGAAAATGAAGACCCTGCTCTACATGGACGCCTCGCTGCTTCCCATCACCACCAAGCTTCGGAACGCCGAAAGCAATCCGGTCAGGGACGGAAAATACGTGCTGGTATACGGACTGGAAAACACCGAGACCAGAGCCCTTGCGGCCACGGACCTTCTGGCAAGGGGCATGGAAGCCCCAACCGTGAGCATCGAACAGGGCAAGGGACTGGGCGCGTTCCCGGTCCCGGACTACCGGGGCCGCAAGATCGGCACCATTGTGCTTGCTCTGGACATCGCGAAACAGGAAGCCATGGTCGCGGCCGGGATGTGGATAGTGGGACTGGTCATGATGCTGGTCATCGTCCTGCCCATTCCCATCATCCTGCTCGTGGTGAACCGCTCCGTGAAGCAGCCCATCGAAAAATGCACGGACATGGCCGCGCGGATCGCGAAAGGCGACCTGCGACAATCGCACGTGGAAGAGCGCCGGGACGAAATGGGCCTGATCATGTCGGCCATGGCGGACATGAGCCGCAACCTGCAAGGCACCATCCGGCAGGTACGGGAAGTCTCGGACCACATGGCCGGGGAATGCACCACGCTGGCCTCGGCCAGCGACTCTCTGGCACAGGGAGCGAGCATGCAGGCAGCCGGACTGGAACAGGTTTCCTCCAGCATGGAACAGATGACCGGAAGCATCCACCAGACAGCGGAAATCGCCGACAGGACCAGAGGAATCGCCCAGAAGGCCGCAGCGGATGCGGAAAATGGCGGCTACGCCGTGCAGCAGACACTGGAGGCCATGGAAAGGATCGCCGAGGAGATCGGCATCATCGAGGACATCGCCCGTCAGACCAACCTGCTGGCCCTGAACGCGGCCATCGAGGCGGCGCGGGCCGGAGAGGCGGGCAAGGGCTTCGCCGTGGTCGCGGCCGAGGTGCGCAAACTCGCGGAACGCAGCGGTCAGGCAGCGGCAGGCATCAGCGAACTCTCCTCGTCCAGCGTGGCTGTTGCCCGGAAGGCCGCGTCCCTGCTCAGGCAGATGGTCCCGGACATTCAGGAGACCGCCGAACTCATTCAGGAGATATCCGCGGCCACGCAGGAACAGAACCGGAGCGTCTCCCTTGTGGCCAAATCCATGCAGGACTCGGAGCGGACCGTGCAGCAGAACGCCGAAACAGCCAGAAAGGTGGCCTCGGCAGCTTCGACCCTGTCCGGTGATTCCGACGAATTGCAGGGCACCATCAGCCTGTTCCGGATCAACGGCCGGACAAAGGCCCTGCCCGAACAGGCCGAAAAGGTCGAAAAATAA